A genomic region of Arachis stenosperma cultivar V10309 chromosome 9, arast.V10309.gnm1.PFL2, whole genome shotgun sequence contains the following coding sequences:
- the LOC130949957 gene encoding uncharacterized protein LOC130949957 codes for MSIDKSWIGKSRTMHEYKDGLNKFLDFAFEHRSLAGRQIKCPCPVCGFGKWQTREKVFEHLIVKPFPENYKVWYWHGEEVVGVGSQVHQTSHIVQDDSTSQHPMVTMLNDAFGVAGPDLNEDGDGDEDNIEDGDGDNAENEEHNGENVEFYKLLEDGNEQLYEGCTKYSKLSFLISLYHIKCLYRISDKAMTEFLKLLKDAFGNAKISNTFYEAKKTINKLGLNYTKIPACPNDCMLYWGEDEDLQECKRCKTSKWSDAKKKKPAKILRYFPLKPRLQRLFMCSKTAQSMQWHALAEKKDSKMRHPRDSEAWKTFDLLHDRFAEDPRNVRLGLAADGFNPFGAMRTNYNVWPVVLIPYNRPPWECMKPTSLILSMIILGEKIPGNNIDVYLQPLIKELKELWYDGVQTLDTFRNEMFTLRAALMWTISDFPGLGNLSGWNVHSKYACPTCNFSTDSYRLKHGGKWCFLGHRRFLERGHKFRLSRAKFNGKVELRDPPAVLTGSEILEQLEGINVSFGKELQESKGKRIRRKVVEEDDESGMWRKKSIFFYLPYWESNLLRHNLDVMHIEKNV; via the coding sequence ATGTCAATCGATAAGTCATGGATTGGAAAATCACGAACCATGCATGAGTATAAAGATGGTTTAAAcaaatttttggattttgctTTTGAGCATCGATCTCTCGCGGGTCGTCAGATTAAATGCCCTTGTCCGGTGTGTGGTTTTGGCAAGTGGCAAACAAGAGAGAAAGTTTTTGAACATTTAATAGTCAAGCCATTTCCAGAAAACTACAAAGTTTGGTATTGGCATGGTGAAGAAGTAGTTGGAGTTGGGTCACAAGTTCATCAAACTAGTCACATTGTACAAGATGATTCGACATCTCAGCATCCAATGGTAACAATGCTCAATGACGCGTTTGGAGTTGCTGGACCTGACTTGAATGAAGATGGAGATGGAGATGAAGACAACATAGAAGATGGAGATGGAGACAATGCAGAAAATGAAGAGCACAATGGAGAAAATGTAGAATTTTACAAGTTGTTAGAAGATGGCAATGAACAATTGTATGAAGGATGCACAAAGTATTCAAAACTGTCTTTCTTAATTAGTCTGTATCACATAAAGTGCTTATATAGAATAAGCGACAAAGCCATGACCGAATTTCTCAAGTTATTAAAAGATGCTTTTGGAAATGCAAAGATTTCAAATACATTCTATGAGGCCAAGAAAACCATAAATAAACTAGGGCTTAATTATACCAAAATACCTGCTTGCCCTAATGACTGCATGTTATATTGGGGGGAGGATGAAGATTTGCAAGAATGCAAAAGATGCAAGACATCTAAATGGAGCGATgctaaaaagaagaaaccagCAAAGATCTTGCGATACTTTCCACTAAAACCGAGACTTCAACGATTATTTATGTGTTCTAAGACTGCTCAATCAATGCAATGGCATGCTTTGGCAGAAAAGAAAGATTCGAAGATGAGGCATCCGCGGGATTCTGAAGCTTGGAAGACATTTGATTTACTTCATGATAGGTTTGCCGAAGATCCTCGAAATGTACGTCTTGGTCTTGCAGCTGATGGATTCAACCCCTTTGGAGCTATGCGTACAAACTATAACGTTTGGCCAGTGGTGCTTATTCCATACAATCGGCCTCCATGGGAGTGCATGAAGCCAACATCACTTATCTTGTCAATGATTATTCTTGGAGAGAAAATACCGGGGAACAACATAGATGTATACTTACAACCTCTTATTAAAGAGTTAAAAGAGTTGTGGTATGATGGTGTTCAAACATTAGATACGTTCAGGAATGAAATGTTTACATTGCGAGCAGCATTAATGTGGACAATTAGTGATTTTCCAGGCCTTGGTAACTTATCTGGGTGGAATGTACACAGTAAATATGCTTGTCCTACATGTAACTTCAGCACTGattcatatagattaaagcATGGTGGAAAATGGTGTTTTTTGGGGCATCGCCGTTTCTTAGAAAGGGGTCATAAGTTTAGGCTAAGTCGTGCAAAATTTAATGGAAAAGTTGAGTTGAGGGATCCCCCAGCAGTACTAACAGGATCAGAAATATTGGAACAACTTGAAGGAATCAATGTTTCATTTGGGAAAGAACTACAGGAAAGTAAAGGTAAGAGGATTCGACGAAAAGTTgttgaagaagatgatgaatcgGGGATGTGGAGGAAGAAaagcatatttttttatcttcctTATTGGGAGTCTAACTTATTGCGCCATAATCTAGATGTTATGCACATTGAAAAGAATGTTTGA